GGCGGTCTCGGGGCGCACGCGGCGGGTCAGATTCTCGCCTCGGCCGCGGTCCTCAAGATGGGCATGAACGGCTCCCACTTCTCGTCCTACGGGTCCGAGAAGAAAGGCTCGCTCGTCCGCTCGTTCGTCCGTCTGGGTCCGCCGGATCGCCCGATTCGCACCAGCGCGCCGGTCGAGAACCCGGACGGCATCGTGGTCTTCCACGCCGCGCTGCTCCGCAATCCCGCGACGCTCGCCGGCCTGCGCCGCGACGGCGTCCTCCTCTTCAACTCACCCGCCGGGTCCGCGCCGGAGGCGCTCGCGGCGCTGCCGAGTACCGCGCACGCGGTGCGCGTGGATGCGTTGCGAATCGCGGTGGAGGAGACGTCGCGCCCGAACGCGGTTCTGCTCGGCACGCTTTGCGCCGTGTTCCCTCGGCTCGATGCGAACGCGGTCCTCGAATCGCTGACCGAGGAGTTCGCGGGCAAGCACCCGGAGGCGGTCGCGGCGAACACTCGCGCCTTCCGCCGCGGCGCGGCGGAGTACGAGTCCCTCGAAGGCATGGGGCGAGCGGAAGGGGACCTGCCCGTGCTCAGGCCCGAACCGGTGTGGGGCTACGAGACGCAACCGCCGGGCGGCGTGATCCCGGAGGCCGGCAACACGGCGTGGAACGACCTCTCCACGTCGCGCACCGGTTGGATGCCGGTGCTCCACCACGAGCAATGCATCCACTGCGGATCGTGTGACCTCGTGTGTCCGGATTTCTGCCTCGTCTGGGGCGACGGCGTGGATGGCCGGTTCGAGCGCCAGCTCATGGGCATCGACTACCGCTACTGCAAGGGCTGCCTGCGCTGCGTGGAGTCGTGCCCGACCGGGGCGCTCACGCGCGAGACCGAAACGCAGGGGTTGGCCAACGAGCTTCGAGTCCCGTTGTTCCCGGAACTCACTGGATAGGGGGCGCCATGTCGACGGATCTCCGCCTGCCACTCGCCGGCAGTCCTTCCACCGGGACCGCGCGCCAGATGCTCGAGTTCCGGAGCGGCAACGAGGCTGCCGCGCTGGCGGCCCGGGATATCGGCTTCCACGTCATGGGGTACTTCCCGATCACGCCCTCCACCGAGGTCGCGGAGAACCTCGCCAGAATGCAGGCGGCCGGCGAGCTCGAGACGGTGATGATCGCGGCCGACGGCGAGCACGGCGCCGCCGGCATCTGCTACGGCGCCGCGCTCGGCGGCGGCCGGGTGCTGAACGCGACGAGCTCGCAGGGTCTGCTCTACTCGCTCGAGCAGTTGCCGGTGCAGTCAGGCACGCGGGTTCCGATGGTGCTGAATCTCGCCGCCCGCACCGTCTCCGGCCCGCTCGACATCCGTGGCGACCATTCCGACCTCTATTTCGCGCTCAACACCGGCTGGATCATTCTCTGCGCCCGCGATCCGCAGGCGGTTTATGACCTGAATTTCGCCGCGGTGAGGATCGGCGAGCACCCCGACGTGCGCCTGCCGGTGATGGTCGCCTACGACGGATTCTTCACCAGTCACCAGAAGCGGCGCATCCGAGTGTTCGACGATCCGGTGGCCGTGCGGCGATTCCTCGGCACGCGGCCGGACTTCCCGACGCCGTTCGACATGGAGCACCCGAAGACGTTCGGGCCCTACATGAACGATCCAGACCTCATCAACAACAAGTTCCAGCTCTCGCTGGCCATGGAGGCGGCGCGGCGTGTGATCCCGGAGGTCTTGGGCGAGCTGGAAGCGATGACGGGCCGTCCGTATCCCATGCTGGACGAATACCGGATGGACGACGCGGATGCCGCGGTCGTGCTCATCAACTCGGCGGCGGAGACGGCGAAGGAGACCGCGGACGAGCTGCGCGCCAAGGGCCAGGCGGTCGGCGTGCTGTCGCCCAACGTGCTCCGCCCGTTCCCGGCCGCGGGCTTCCGCAACGCCCTGCGCCGCGTCCATGCGGTCACGGTCGGCGATCGCGCCGACTCGTACGGGGCGGATGGAGGCAATCTCTCGCTCGAGATCCGCGCCGCGCTCCAGCTCGATCCCGACAATCACACGCGCGTCGTCTCGCGTGTCTACGGGCTCGGCGGCAAGGACTTCCTCGGCGCGGACGCGGCGCAGTTCTTCGCCCTGGCCGCCGAGGCGGCCGGGTCCGAGCGCGTCGCCACGCCGTTCGCGTACCTCGGCTGCACGCCGGGACGCCCGGGCGGCGGGCCCCGGCCGGGGCTCCCGCGGATCCCGGCCGAGAGCACCCGCGGCATGGCGCTCGTCCAGGTGGACGAACCCACGGGCCGGCTCCGCGTCGAGCTCGAGCCGATGTGGAAGATGACGTCGGTCCCGAGTCGCATCGCGCCCGGCCACGGCGCGTGTCCGGGCTGCGGCTACTTCCCGACGTTCCACCAGATCAGTCGCGTCCTCGAGGGCGACATCGTCGTCCTCTACCAGACCGGCTGCGCGATGGTGGTCACGACCGGGTACCCGAACACCGCCCACCGCGTGAACTACGTCCACAACCTGTTCCAGAACGGCGCAGCGACGTTGTCGGGCCT
This window of the Candidatus Eisenbacteria bacterium genome carries:
- a CDS encoding thiamine pyrophosphate-dependent enzyme, encoding MSTDLRLPLAGSPSTGTARQMLEFRSGNEAAALAARDIGFHVMGYFPITPSTEVAENLARMQAAGELETVMIAADGEHGAAGICYGAALGGGRVLNATSSQGLLYSLEQLPVQSGTRVPMVLNLAARTVSGPLDIRGDHSDLYFALNTGWIILCARDPQAVYDLNFAAVRIGEHPDVRLPVMVAYDGFFTSHQKRRIRVFDDPVAVRRFLGTRPDFPTPFDMEHPKTFGPYMNDPDLINNKFQLSLAMEAARRVIPEVLGELEAMTGRPYPMLDEYRMDDADAAVVLINSAAETAKETADELRAKGQAVGVLSPNVLRPFPAAGFRNALRRVHAVTVGDRADSYGADGGNLSLEIRAALQLDPDNHTRVVSRVYGLGGKDFLGADAAQFFALAAEAAGSERVATPFAYLGCTPGRPGGGPRPGLPRIPAESTRGMALVQVDEPTGRLRVELEPMWKMTSVPSRIAPGHGACPGCGYFPTFHQISRVLEGDIVVLYQTGCAMVVTTGYPNTAHRVNYVHNLFQNGAATLSGLVEMYRERVRRGELPASEDVTFVMISGDGGMDIGMGAALGTAHRNHPLMILEYDNQGYMNTGAQLSYSTPLGHRTSTSEIGPRGPGKRYHHKDTAQIFAACHLPYVFTASEGYPEDLMRKVAKAQWYAKREGTVYGKILSYCPLNWRTPDDGAEPVLQAAIDSCFFPLYEVEHGHTTLTYDPEAVDRRRPVTAWLELLGKARHLLKPQNAATVGALQEEVDRRWRRLKAMHEHPEL
- a CDS encoding 2-oxoacid:acceptor oxidoreductase family protein, whose translation is GGLGAHAAGQILASAAVLKMGMNGSHFSSYGSEKKGSLVRSFVRLGPPDRPIRTSAPVENPDGIVVFHAALLRNPATLAGLRRDGVLLFNSPAGSAPEALAALPSTAHAVRVDALRIAVEETSRPNAVLLGTLCAVFPRLDANAVLESLTEEFAGKHPEAVAANTRAFRRGAAEYESLEGMGRAEGDLPVLRPEPVWGYETQPPGGVIPEAGNTAWNDLSTSRTGWMPVLHHEQCIHCGSCDLVCPDFCLVWGDGVDGRFERQLMGIDYRYCKGCLRCVESCPTGALTRETETQGLANELRVPLFPELTG